The following coding sequences lie in one Lolium perenne isolate Kyuss_39 chromosome 2, Kyuss_2.0, whole genome shotgun sequence genomic window:
- the LOC127335369 gene encoding probable calcium-binding protein CML22, whose translation MPPSGLLSYIPTSLSSILPVRGRVDVASSSPPSPPPSEPASSPPSSPAASPSKMSPTQKQADGAELARVFELFDRNGDGRITREELADSLGKLGMAVPGDELAAMIARIDADGDGCVDAEEFAELYRAITSTGADEAPAAEEDEEDMREAFRVFDANGDGYITVDELSVVLSSLGLKQGRTAEECRRMIGQVDRDGDGRVDFHEFRQMMRGGGLAALA comes from the coding sequence ATGCCACCCTCCGGCCTCCTCTCCTACATCCCCACCAGCCTCTCCTCCATCCTCCCCGTCCGCGGCCGCGTCGACGtggcctcctcctcgccgccgtcgcCTCCACCGTCTGAACCGgcctcctcgccgccgtcgagTCCGGCAGCGTCCCCGAGCAAGATGTCGCCGACGCAGAAGCAGGCGGACGGCGCGGAGCTGGCGCGCGTGTTCGAGCTGTTCGACCGGAACGGCGACGGGCGCATCACGCGGGAGGAGCTGGCGGACTCGCTGGGCAAGCTGGGCATGGCCGTGCCGGGCGACGAGCTGGCGGCCATGATAGCGCGCATCGACGCCGACGGCGACGGGTGCGTGGACGCTGAGGAGTTCGCGGAGCTCTACCGCGCCATCACGTCCACCGGCGCCGATGAGGCCCCGGCggccgaggaggacgaggaggacatgCGGGAGGCGTTCCGGGTGTTCGACGCCAACGGCGACGGGTACATCACCGTGGACGAGCTCAGCGTGGTGCTGTCGTCGCTGGGGCTGAAGCAGGGCCGCACCGCCGAGGAGTGCCGCCGCATGATCGGCCAGGTCGACCGCGACGGCgacggccgcgtcgacttccacGAGTTCCGCCAGATGATGCGCGGCGGCGGGCTCGCCGCGCTGGCCTGA
- the LOC127330533 gene encoding uncharacterized protein codes for MSTITCSNCNLQGHKYTSCSQPLRPDLAMRKNNHKANRTMPTADASGTNVPASSSGTNVHHVAPGNAPGNAPGNAPPNASRSAPGTAPRYTAGSSAPGNAGSSAPGNAGSSAPGNVGRSAPGNARGLSGYFNAGANAGPGRDASDPPLQGRN; via the exons ATGTCCACAATTACTTGTAGCAACTGCAACTTACAGGGCCACAAGTACACTAGCTGCTCACAACCTTTGAGGCCTGACCTAGCTATGAGGAAAAACAATCACAAG GCCAATAGAACAATGCCAACAGCAGATGCTTCTGGGACTAATGTACCTGCTAGCTCTTCTGGGACCAATGTACATCATGTAGCTCCAGGAAATGCTCCAGGAAATGCTCCAGGAAATGCTCCACCAAATGCTTCAAGATCTGCTCCAGGCACAGCTCCAAGGTATACTGCTGGTTCATCTGCTCCAGGAAATGCTGGTTCATCTGCTCCAGGAAATGCTGGTTCATCTGCTCCAGGAAATGTTGGAAGATCTGCTCCAGGAAATGCCAGGGGTTTGTCTGGTTATTTCAATGCTGGAGCAAATGCTGGTCCAGGAAGAGATGCATCTGACCCTCCTCTCCAAGGAAGAAATTAG
- the LOC127329242 gene encoding uncharacterized protein, which yields MVSWGDGEDSSSEQSSLGADSVNTTYDSDFCGLADDGASTVTCKHGAVAARFVAFDGCWTGRRFLGCAGHDGEPACDFLLWVDGEWPPALRKSLAKLWDLYGQEKQGRVNDALDNMEKRFKLKDEIEKMHIDLRNAQEEMKKIVEEKQVILALKAQAEQGLIDARAELEQKKALDASSSNMHKCMRIKAEKERDQLKEEKRKLEYIIGDLFKLKETTRAKLKKIKEMCEE from the exons ATGGTTTCTTGGGGTGACGGCGAGGATTCCTCTTCAGAGCAGAGCTCCCTCGGCGCTGAT AGTGTGAACACTACCTACGACTCTGATTTCTGCGGTTTAGCTGATGATGGTGCAAGTACTGTGACTTGCAAGCATGGTGCTGTAGCTGCTCGATTTGTAGCATTTGATGGTTGCTGGACAGGGAGGAGGTTCTTAGGGTGTGCAGGGCATGATGGAGAACCAGCTTGTGATTTTCTTCTGTGGGTAGATGGTGAGTGGCCACCTGCACTTCGGAAATCATTGGCAAAGTTGTGGGATTTGTATGGACAAGAGAAGCAAGGCAGGGTTAATGATGCTCTGGACAACATGGAGAAGAGGTTCAAGCTGAAGGATGAGATTGAGAAGATGCACATTGACCTGAGGAATGCtcaagaagagatgaagaaaatTGTGGAGGAGAAGCAAGTGATACTTGCCTTGAAGGCCCAAGCTGAGCAAGGATTGATTGATGCTAGGGCAGAGTTAGAGCAGAAGAAGGCACTGGATGCATCAAGCAGCAATATGCACAAATGCATGAGAATTAAGGCAGAGAAGGAGAGAGATCAGTTGAAAGAAGAGAAGAGAAAGCTTGAGTACATAATTGGGGATTTATTTAAGCTCAAGGAAACCACCAGGGCAAAGCTGAAGAAGATCAAGGAGATGTGTGAGGAGTAG